The genome window TATAGACATGCCCGGCAAAGCGCGGAAGCATACGAAGAGGCGAAAAACAATGGGACCGAAAACGATGTCGAAATAATTGTCGCTAAAAATCGGACCGGGAAAACCGGGATTACAAAACTTATATTTGATGACCAATATATGCGGTATGTGGATCCCCAGAGCGAGTCAATAGAGGCTGTATCTCCGGGACCACCGCCGCCGGATCAAAGATAGGAGGAATAAGCTTGAAAGCAGTACTTATTAAAGATGTTGGACAATACGTAGGCAAAAAGGTCACCTTAAAGGGCTGGTTATACAACCATCGCTCCAGCGGCAAGATTCAATTCCTGATAATTCGGGATGGCACCGGTTTTATACAAGGTGTGCTGGTGAAGGCAGAGGCAGATCCTGAGATATATGAACTTGCCTCCGAACTGAGTCAGGAATCGGCACTGGAGGTCACTGGTATAATTAAGCCTGATCCCCGTTCTCCAGGCGGGTATGAAATTGCCCTGGAGAATGTTAAATTGATTTCCCAGGCTGAACAATACCCCATCAGTCTCAAAGAGCATGGCGTAGACTTTCTCCTGGACCATCGCCATTTATGGATGCGGACTCCCCGTCAGGTTGCGCTGATGCGGATTCGTAACACCGTAATTAAAGCAATCAGAGACTATCTGGACGACAATGGCTTCTGCCTGATTGATGCTCCAATCCTGACGCCGGCGGCCTGTGAGGGAACCACAACCCTGTTTGAAACCGATTATTTTGGCGATAAGGCCTATTTGTCTCAGAGCGGACAGCTCTATATGGAAGCAGCGGCCATGGCACTTGGGCGGGTCTATTGTTTTGGTCCCACCTTCCGGGCAGAAAAGTCTAAGACACGCCGCCACTTGATTGAGTTTTGGATGATGGAACCGGAAATGGCGTTTGTGGAATTTGAAGAAAACCTGGAAATTCAGGAAGCTTTGGTTCAGCATGTGGTAAAAACCGTTTTAGAGAAGCATCAAGCCGAATTCAAAGTTTTGGAACGGGATGTCAGCATACTGGAGAAAATTTCGCAGCCCTTTGCCCGTATGAGTTATGATGATGCAATCAAATATCTTCAAGAGCAAGGTCATGAAATTCAATGGGGTGATGATTTTGGCGCTCCAGACGAAACAGCCCTTGCCGCTCATTTTGACCGTCCGGTCTTCATCCACCGCTATCCGACCAATATCAAGGCCTTTTACATGAAACCGGACCCTGAGAGAGAAGAAGTGGTTTTGGCCGCGGACTTGCTTGCCCCCGAAGGGTATGGCGAAATAATCGGCGGCAGCGAACGG of Bacillota bacterium contains these proteins:
- the asnS gene encoding asparagine--tRNA ligase, with protein sequence MKAVLIKDVGQYVGKKVTLKGWLYNHRSSGKIQFLIIRDGTGFIQGVLVKAEADPEIYELASELSQESALEVTGIIKPDPRSPGGYEIALENVKLISQAEQYPISLKEHGVDFLLDHRHLWMRTPRQVALMRIRNTVIKAIRDYLDDNGFCLIDAPILTPAACEGTTTLFETDYFGDKAYLSQSGQLYMEAAAMALGRVYCFGPTFRAEKSKTRRHLIEFWMMEPEMAFVEFEENLEIQEALVQHVVKTVLEKHQAEFKVLERDVSILEKISQPFARMSYDDAIKYLQEQGHEIQWGDDFGAPDETALAAHFDRPVFIHRYPTNIKAFYMKPDPEREEVVLAADLLAPEGYGEIIGGSERIDDLDLLLQRIKEHNLPEEAFTWYLDIRRYGSVPHSGFGIGLERLVSWICGLDHLREAIPFPRLLNRIYP